Proteins encoded within one genomic window of Panicum virgatum strain AP13 chromosome 1N, P.virgatum_v5, whole genome shotgun sequence:
- the LOC120657257 gene encoding laccase-21-like, which translates to MGGVAKMPAGLCWLLLLGVVLTFGVAASPAQASRANHYDFFIKETKVTRLCHEKTILAVNGQFPGPTIYARAGDVVVVNVYNQGNKNITLHWHGVDQPRNPWFDGPEYITQCPIQPGANFTYRIIFSEEEGTVWWHAHSDFDRATVHGAIVVHPKRGSAYPYTKPHKEMPIILGEWWNVDVQQLLEETMRTGSDVNISDANTINGQPGDLFPCSKNGTFRMPVEHGKTYLLRIINAGLTNEMFFGVAGHRLTVVGTDGRYLKPFTVDHIMISPGQTMNALLEADRPTDGSGNSRYYMAARTFATNSQLSVNNSTATAILEYTDAPPSAGPPDLPRLPAVGDIAAATAYTAQLRSLVTKDHPVDVPTHVDEHMLVTIAVNLLPCGANETCAGPIDGTTRLAASLNNVSFVLPPVDVLDAYYYSIRGVYEPDFPNKPPFFFNFTETLPLNLSFTKRGTKVKVVEYGAVVEVVFQDTGILGAENHPMHLHGFSFYVVGRGFGNFDKNTDPATYNLVDPPYQNTVSVPKAGWAAIRFRAANPGVWYMHCHFDRHTVWGMDTVFIVKNGKTPDAQMMPRPSTMPKC; encoded by the exons ATGGGTGGTGTAGCTAAGATGCCTGCAGGGCTTTGTTGGTTATTACTGCTAGGTGTGGTGTTAACATTCGGTGTTGCAGCTAGCCCGGCTCAGGCATCCAGGGCTAATCACTACGATTTCTTT ATAAAGGAGACGAAGGTCACCCGTCTCTGCCACGAGAAGACCATCCTGGCCGTGAACGGCCAGTTCCCCGGGCCGACCATCtacgcgcgcgcgggcgacgtcgtcgtcgtcaacgTCTACAACCAGGGCAACAAGAACATCACCCTCCACTGGCATGGCGTGGACCAGCCGCGGAACCCGTGGTTCGACGGGCCCGAGTACATCACGCAGTGCCCCATCCAGCCCGGCGCCAACTTCACCTACAGGATCATCTTCTCCGAGGAGGAGGGCACGGTCTGGTGGCACGCGCACAGCGACTTCGACCGCGCCACCGTGCACGGCGCCATCGTCGTCCACCCCAAGCGCGGCTCCGCCTACCCTTACACCAAGCCGCACAAGGAGATGCCCATCATCCTCG GCGAGTGGTGGAATGTAGATGTGCAGCAGTTGCTCGAGGAGACCATGCGGACCGGCAGTGACGTCAACATTTCCGACGCCAACACCATCAACGGCCAGCCCGGCGACCTGTTCCCGTGCTCCAAGAACGGCACCTTCAGGATGCCCGTGGAGCACGGCAAGACGTACCTGCTCCGGATCATCAACGCGGGGCTCACCAACGAGATGTTCTTCGGCGTCGCCGGGCACCGCCTCACGGTGGTCGGCACCGACGGCCGCTACCTCAAGCCGTTCACCGTCGATCACATCATGATCTCGCCGGGGCAGACCATGAACGCGCTCCTCGAGGCCGACCGCCCCACGGACGGCTCAGGCAACAGCCGCTACTACATGGCCGCGAGGACGTTCGCGACCAACTCGCAGCTCAGCGTCAACAACAGCACCGCCACGGCCATCCTGGAGTACACGGAtgcgccgccctccgcggggcCGCCGGACCTCCCCCGCCTGCCGGCCGTCGGCGACATCGCCGCCGCGACGGCGTACACGGCGCAGCTCCGGTCCCTGGTCACCAAGGACCACCCGGTCGACGTGCCAACGCACGTCGACGAGCACATGCTCGTGACCATCGCCGTCAACCTGCTACCCTGCGGGGCCAACGAGACGTGCGCGGGCCCCATCGACGGCACCACCCGCCTCGCGGCGAGCCTGAACAACGTCAGCTTCGTGCTCCCGCCCGTCGATGTCCTCGACGCCTACTACTACTCGATCCGCGGCGTGTACGAGCCGGACTTCCCCAACAAGCCGCCGTTCTTCTTCAACTTCACCGAGACCCTGCCGCTGAACCTCTCGTTCACGAAGCGGGGCACCAAGGTAAAGGTGGTGGAGTACGGCGCCGTCGTGGAGGTGGTGTTCCAGGACACGGGCATCCTCGGCGCCGAGAACCACCCCATGCACCTCCACGGGTTCAGCTTCTACGTGGTGGGCCGAGGGTTTGGTAACTTCGACAAGAACACGGACCCGGCCACGTACAACCTGGTGGACCCGCCGTACCAAAACACGGTCTCCGTGCCCAAGGCCGGGTGGGCCGCAATCCGCTTCCGCGCGGCAAATCCTG GTGTGTGGTATATGCATTGTCATTTTGATCGCCACACGGTGTGGGGCATGGATACCGttttcattgtgaaaaatgGCAAGACCCCTGACGCTCAAATGATGCCGCGTCCTAGTACCATGCCAAAGTGCTAA